The Streptomyces sp. CC0208 genome window below encodes:
- a CDS encoding DEDDh family exonuclease has product MLEDQTTAASSPTAWPTAYPQGYAVVDVETTGLARDDRIISAAVYRLDARGEVEDHWYTLVNPERDPGPVWIHGLTSDALEGAPLFQDIADEFSSRLDGRVLVAHNAVFDWQMIAREYARAGRVAPVSQRLCTIVLSKELGLPLPNHKLESLAAHFGVVQQRAHHALDDARVLAEAFRPSLRAAAARSVRLPLHECRPLTEWTDRAVPRQSAGYGGYRTTSWRPTRKRPACPYPNPGRYEDGKPLKQGMRIAFSGDTSIERDLLEDRAIEAGLHVATSISRLTSLLVTNDPDSGTSKVVKARQFGTPVVDEAAFGQLLRDVEPASEG; this is encoded by the coding sequence ATGCTCGAAGACCAGACGACCGCAGCGTCCTCCCCCACAGCGTGGCCGACCGCGTATCCGCAGGGATACGCGGTCGTCGACGTGGAGACCACCGGCCTGGCCCGCGACGACCGGATAATCTCCGCGGCCGTCTACCGACTTGACGCCCGCGGCGAGGTCGAGGACCACTGGTACACGCTGGTCAATCCGGAGCGCGACCCGGGCCCCGTGTGGATCCACGGACTGACGAGCGACGCGCTCGAAGGTGCCCCACTCTTCCAGGACATCGCCGACGAGTTCTCGTCCCGTCTCGACGGCCGCGTGCTCGTCGCGCACAACGCCGTCTTCGACTGGCAGATGATCGCCCGCGAGTACGCGCGCGCGGGCCGCGTGGCGCCGGTCAGTCAGCGGCTGTGCACGATCGTCCTGTCGAAGGAGCTCGGCCTGCCGCTGCCCAACCACAAACTGGAGTCGCTGGCGGCCCACTTCGGCGTCGTGCAGCAGCGGGCCCACCATGCCCTCGACGACGCGCGCGTGCTCGCGGAGGCCTTCCGGCCGAGCCTGCGGGCCGCCGCCGCGCGAAGCGTGCGGCTGCCGCTGCACGAGTGCCGGCCGCTGACCGAGTGGACGGACCGGGCGGTGCCCCGGCAGTCGGCGGGCTACGGCGGTTACCGGACCACCAGTTGGCGGCCCACCCGCAAGCGACCCGCGTGCCCCTACCCCAACCCGGGGCGGTACGAGGACGGCAAACCACTCAAACAGGGCATGCGGATCGCCTTCTCCGGAGACACCTCGATCGAGCGCGACCTCCTGGAGGACCGCGCGATCGAGGCCGGGCTGCATGTCGCCACCAGCATCTCCCGGCTGACCAGCCTGCTCGTCACCAACGACCCGGACTCGGGCACGTCCAAGGTGGTCAAGGCCCGGCAGTTCGGCACGCCGGTCGTCGACGAGGCGGCCTTCGGGCAGCTTCTCCGGGATGTGGAACCGGCGTCGGAGGGATGA
- a CDS encoding VIT family protein, translating into MTEEGVSGPAHGEAHGGGLGTRLNWLRAAVLGANDGIVSTAGLVVGVAGATSDRAALLTAGLAGLLAGSMSMAAGEYVSVSTQRDSEMAALAVEKRELREQPEAELEELTQLLEERGLSRDVAREAAQQLTERDALRAHARVELGIDPDALTNPWHAAWASFLAFTAGALLPLLAIVLPPSGWRVPVTVVSVVAALVLTGWSSARLGAAAPGRAVLRNVGGGLLAMGITYGVGVLLGAAGI; encoded by the coding sequence ATGACCGAAGAGGGTGTGAGTGGACCGGCGCACGGCGAGGCGCACGGCGGTGGGCTCGGCACCCGCCTCAACTGGCTGCGCGCGGCGGTCCTCGGCGCGAACGACGGCATCGTCTCCACGGCGGGCCTCGTCGTCGGCGTGGCCGGCGCGACGAGCGACCGCGCGGCGTTGCTGACGGCGGGTCTGGCGGGCCTGCTGGCCGGCTCGATGTCCATGGCGGCCGGGGAGTACGTGTCCGTGTCGACCCAGCGCGACTCCGAGATGGCCGCGCTGGCTGTGGAGAAACGGGAACTCCGCGAACAGCCCGAGGCGGAGCTGGAGGAGTTGACGCAGCTTCTGGAGGAACGGGGCCTGTCCCGCGACGTGGCCCGTGAGGCGGCGCAGCAACTCACGGAACGTGACGCACTCCGGGCGCACGCACGCGTGGAGCTCGGCATCGACCCGGACGCACTCACGAACCCCTGGCACGCGGCCTGGGCGAGCTTCCTGGCGTTCACGGCGGGGGCGTTGCTGCCGCTCCTCGCCATCGTGCTGCCACCGTCGGGGTGGCGGGTGCCGGTGACCGTGGTGTCGGTGGTGGCGGCGCTGGTACTGACGGGGTGGAGCAGCGCGCGCTTGGGGGCGGCGGCGCCCGGACGGGCGGTGCTGCGGAACGTGGGGGGTGGGTTGTTGGCGATGGGGATCACTTACGGGGTGGGGGTGTTGTTGGGGGCGGCGGGGATCTAG
- a CDS encoding sterol desaturase family protein, with the protein MPNLPDVVVWSIPAFVLLTVIEIISVRIHPDEDAAGYEAKDTATSIGMGLGSLFFDFFWKIPIVAVYTALYEFTPLRVPVLWWTVPLMLLGQDFFYYWSHRGHHVIRILWACHVVHHSSRKFNLTTALRQPWTTLTVWPFYVPLVAAGVHPAALAFCSSANLVYQFWIHTERIDKMPRWFEFVFNTPSHHRVHHASQGGYLDRNFGGILIVWDRLFGSFVAETERPVYGLTKNINTFNPIKVATHEYVAILKDIKRARSWRERAGRVFRGPGWAPAPLPETAEETVPA; encoded by the coding sequence ATGCCGAACCTCCCCGACGTCGTGGTCTGGTCCATACCCGCCTTCGTGCTGCTCACCGTCATCGAGATCATCAGCGTCCGCATCCATCCGGACGAGGACGCGGCCGGCTACGAGGCGAAGGACACCGCCACCAGCATCGGCATGGGACTGGGCAGTCTCTTCTTCGACTTCTTCTGGAAGATCCCGATCGTCGCCGTCTACACCGCCCTGTACGAGTTCACCCCGCTCCGCGTCCCCGTCCTGTGGTGGACGGTCCCTCTGATGCTGCTAGGGCAGGACTTCTTCTACTACTGGTCCCACCGCGGCCACCACGTCATCCGCATCCTGTGGGCCTGCCATGTCGTCCACCACTCCAGCCGGAAGTTCAACCTCACCACCGCGCTGCGCCAGCCCTGGACGACCCTGACCGTCTGGCCGTTCTACGTCCCCCTCGTCGCCGCCGGCGTCCACCCGGCCGCGCTCGCGTTCTGCTCCTCCGCGAACCTCGTCTACCAGTTCTGGATCCACACCGAACGCATCGACAAGATGCCCCGTTGGTTCGAGTTCGTCTTCAACACCCCGTCCCACCACCGCGTCCACCACGCCTCCCAGGGCGGCTACCTGGACCGCAACTTCGGCGGCATCCTCATCGTCTGGGACCGGCTCTTCGGCTCGTTCGTCGCCGAGACCGAACGGCCCGTCTACGGGTTGACCAAGAACATCAACACGTTCAACCCGATCAAGGTGGCCACCCATGAGTACGTGGCGATCCTCAAGGACATCAAGAGGGCACGGAGTTGGCGCGAACGGGCCGGACGCGTCTTCAGGGGGCCGGGCTGGGCACCGGCACCGCTGCCGGAGACGGCCGAGGAAACCGTGCCCGCGTGA
- a CDS encoding lysoplasmalogenase, whose product MRTPSAHGTRHALLTVFALTAAVDLTSLAVGSAPGHTVAKPLLMPLLAAYCVASGTPRLLVGALLCGWGGDVLLLSDADPALLAGMASFAAGHVCYLALFQAYGSPRARVGLLAPVYATALVVTVVALWPDLPAALRVPVAGYSVLLTTTACASAARFGALTGAGGALFLLSDTLIATGVAGWPQLPRPDFWIMLTYMAAQFLLASGTTRALEARPGPMATYGEVRSTERATPRSAKRPTTRSTTP is encoded by the coding sequence GTGAGAACCCCGAGCGCCCACGGCACCCGCCACGCACTCCTCACGGTCTTCGCCCTCACCGCCGCCGTCGACCTCACCTCCCTGGCCGTCGGCTCCGCTCCCGGCCACACCGTCGCCAAGCCCCTCCTGATGCCCCTCCTGGCCGCGTACTGCGTCGCGTCCGGAACGCCCCGGCTCCTGGTCGGCGCCCTCCTGTGCGGCTGGGGCGGCGACGTCCTGCTGCTGTCCGACGCCGACCCCGCCCTCCTCGCCGGCATGGCCTCCTTCGCCGCCGGCCATGTCTGTTACCTCGCGCTCTTCCAGGCGTACGGCAGCCCACGCGCGCGTGTCGGCCTCCTCGCACCCGTCTACGCCACCGCGCTCGTCGTCACCGTCGTCGCCCTGTGGCCGGACCTGCCCGCCGCACTGCGCGTGCCCGTCGCCGGCTACAGCGTGCTGCTCACGACGACGGCGTGCGCGTCGGCGGCGCGGTTCGGGGCGCTCACCGGAGCCGGCGGCGCCCTCTTCCTCCTCTCGGACACCCTCATCGCGACCGGCGTCGCCGGCTGGCCCCAGCTCCCACGGCCCGATTTCTGGATCATGCTCACGTATATGGCCGCGCAGTTCCTGCTGGCCAGTGGCACCACACGAGCCCTCGAAGCGCGCCCCGGACCGATGGCGACGTACGGTGAGGTGCGCTCGACCGAACGCGCGACCCCGCGCTCGGCCAAGCGCCCCACCACGCGCTCGACCACCCCCTGA
- a CDS encoding zinc-dependent alcohol dehydrogenase family protein, translating into MRATTIHAPYDMRVEDVPEPVVQLPTDAVLRVLRACICGSDLWAYRGEAARQPGQRIGHEFLGVVEETGSEVATLRRGDLVVAPFMWSDGVCDYCREGLTTSCEHGGFWGSVGYDGGQGEAVRVPFADGTLVRLPKEAASDERLLSSLLTLSDVLGTGHHAALGAGARPGATVAVVGDGAVGLCAVLAAKRLGAERIIALGRHQVRTDIARRFGATDVVAERGDAAVEAVRELTRGQGAHAVVEAVGTEQSMRTAVSITRDGGAIGFVGVPHGSGTGVDLSVMFDRNIALRGGVAPVRAYIPELLPDVLDGTVDASPVFDMTVGLEGVPDGYKAMDERTALKVLVTN; encoded by the coding sequence ATGCGCGCCACCACCATCCACGCCCCCTACGACATGCGCGTGGAGGACGTGCCCGAGCCCGTGGTGCAACTGCCCACCGACGCCGTGCTCCGGGTGCTGCGCGCCTGCATCTGCGGCAGCGACCTGTGGGCCTACCGCGGCGAGGCGGCGCGGCAGCCGGGGCAGCGGATCGGCCACGAGTTCCTCGGCGTCGTCGAGGAGACCGGCTCCGAGGTCGCCACCCTGAGGCGGGGAGATCTCGTCGTGGCGCCCTTCATGTGGTCCGACGGCGTCTGCGACTACTGCCGCGAGGGCCTGACCACCTCCTGCGAGCACGGCGGATTCTGGGGTTCCGTCGGCTACGACGGCGGCCAGGGCGAGGCCGTCCGCGTCCCCTTCGCCGACGGGACCCTCGTACGACTGCCCAAGGAGGCGGCCTCCGACGAGCGCCTGCTGTCCTCCCTGCTGACGCTCTCCGACGTCCTGGGCACCGGGCACCACGCGGCCCTCGGCGCCGGAGCCCGCCCGGGCGCCACGGTCGCCGTCGTCGGCGACGGAGCCGTCGGCCTGTGCGCGGTGCTCGCCGCCAAGCGGCTCGGCGCCGAACGGATCATCGCCCTGGGCCGCCACCAGGTCCGCACCGACATCGCGCGCCGCTTCGGAGCCACCGACGTGGTCGCCGAGCGCGGGGACGCGGCCGTCGAGGCCGTCCGTGAACTCACCCGAGGCCAGGGCGCACACGCCGTCGTCGAGGCCGTCGGCACCGAACAGTCCATGCGTACGGCGGTCAGCATCACCCGGGACGGCGGCGCCATCGGCTTCGTCGGCGTGCCGCACGGCAGCGGCACCGGCGTCGACCTCAGTGTCATGTTCGACCGGAACATCGCCCTGCGCGGCGGCGTCGCACCGGTCCGCGCCTACATTCCCGAGCTGCTCCCCGACGTCCTGGACGGCACCGTCGACGCCTCACCCGTCTTCGACATGACCGTCGGCCTGGAGGGCGTCCCCGACGGCTACAAGGCGATGGACGAGCGCACCGCGCTCAAGGTCCTCGTCACCAACTGA
- a CDS encoding CopD family protein — protein MTLTRPTSEATEACGPSRRPGTGRAVAVLVLAVLAVAVPLLGPSAALHGTGEATAPGTGGVALLRTVLFAALCVPLGELFVGRQVRSVPGAPPAAPRSWAPCAAAAGFLAALGLASVVATGNLVPHSLSEIDVGGLYASRDGKVALLEVNAFLIAGLCARSGRPAVQVWPLSAVVMAEALRAHPATEHSPLVGSGLTVVHLTCAALWAGGLLHVLRTLRRWGPGEPGAALLGLYARVAAVLLAAVSATGAWSSLRRMPPGTILEQLTDTAYGRTLLAKVLLVAVVAALALWARTRLRRAPDPLTACAPARVEVVALGLVVVVSGLLTALPLPIRW, from the coding sequence GTGACCTTGACCAGACCCACCTCCGAGGCGACCGAGGCGTGCGGCCCCTCGCGGCGTCCCGGCACCGGTCGGGCGGTCGCCGTCCTCGTCCTGGCCGTACTGGCCGTGGCGGTACCGTTGCTCGGTCCGTCCGCCGCGCTGCACGGCACCGGGGAGGCCACCGCGCCCGGGACCGGTGGGGTGGCCCTGCTGCGGACCGTGCTGTTCGCGGCGCTGTGTGTGCCGCTGGGCGAGCTGTTCGTGGGCCGGCAGGTCCGTTCGGTGCCCGGTGCTCCCCCGGCCGCCCCGCGCTCCTGGGCTCCCTGCGCGGCCGCCGCCGGGTTTCTCGCCGCGCTGGGCCTGGCCTCGGTCGTGGCGACCGGCAATCTGGTGCCCCACAGCCTCTCCGAGATCGATGTCGGCGGCCTGTATGCCTCGCGGGACGGCAAGGTGGCCCTGCTGGAGGTCAACGCGTTCCTGATCGCCGGTCTGTGTGCCCGCTCGGGCCGCCCGGCCGTCCAGGTGTGGCCCCTGTCCGCCGTGGTGATGGCGGAGGCCCTGCGCGCGCATCCCGCCACCGAGCACAGTCCGCTGGTCGGCTCCGGGCTGACGGTGGTTCACCTGACGTGCGCGGCGCTGTGGGCGGGCGGACTGCTGCATGTGCTGCGGACGCTGCGCCGGTGGGGCCCCGGGGAGCCGGGCGCGGCCCTGCTCGGGCTCTACGCGCGCGTGGCGGCCGTTCTGCTCGCCGCCGTCTCCGCGACCGGTGCGTGGAGTTCGCTGCGCCGGATGCCGCCCGGCACGATCCTGGAACAGCTGACGGACACGGCCTACGGACGCACCCTGCTCGCCAAGGTGCTCCTGGTGGCGGTCGTCGCCGCGCTCGCCCTGTGGGCCCGGACCCGGCTGCGACGCGCCCCCGACCCACTGACCGCCTGCGCGCCCGCGCGCGTGGAGGTCGTCGCGCTGGGGCTGGTGGTCGTGGTGTCGGGGCTGCTGACGGCGCTGCCGCTGCCGATCCGCTGGTAG
- a CDS encoding CoA transferase produces MTGIKFVVREGALQGRLPVQKLARNCVAECALAAAGLAARRAGLAELPVARVDDGAVATAFLSERHLLINGRAPVNFAPLSRFWQTADGWVRTHANYPHHRARLLDALGVPEDAAAVKAALAERSALDVEEAVYAAGGLAVALRTPEEWAAHPQAADLAKRPLVEQGRLDTARVRTFAPLDTSPLLPAAGLRVLDLTRVLAGPVATRTLALLGADVLRLDAPRLPELPDQHADTGLGKRSATLDLATDRQTFEELLAAADVVVTGYRPGALDRFGLSAEALAERRPGVVVAQLSAWGAYGPWCERRGFDSLVQAATGIAVLEGSAERPGALPAQALDHGTGYLLAAAVLRALTEQSYEGGSRFVRLALARTARWLTDGADGRGDMAAGDLGSDSYDGPEPWLSETDSALGRLRYALSPVSFEGGPADWGRPPVPWGTDAARWC; encoded by the coding sequence ATGACGGGAATCAAGTTCGTGGTGCGGGAGGGCGCTCTTCAGGGGCGCCTTCCCGTGCAGAAGCTGGCGCGGAACTGTGTGGCCGAGTGCGCCCTGGCCGCCGCCGGTCTCGCGGCGCGGCGGGCCGGCCTCGCCGAGCTGCCGGTGGCGCGGGTGGACGACGGGGCGGTCGCCACCGCTTTCCTGAGCGAGCGTCACCTGTTGATCAACGGTCGCGCGCCGGTCAACTTCGCACCGCTGTCCCGGTTCTGGCAGACGGCGGACGGCTGGGTCCGCACCCACGCGAACTATCCGCACCACCGGGCACGACTGCTCGACGCCCTGGGAGTGCCGGAGGACGCGGCGGCCGTCAAAGCGGCGCTCGCCGAGCGGTCCGCCCTGGACGTCGAGGAAGCCGTGTACGCGGCCGGGGGTCTCGCCGTCGCCCTGCGCACCCCCGAGGAGTGGGCCGCACACCCGCAGGCCGCCGACCTCGCGAAACGGCCACTGGTCGAACAGGGGCGACTGGACACGGCACGCGTACGTACCTTCGCGCCGCTCGACACCTCTCCCCTGCTGCCGGCCGCCGGTCTGCGCGTCCTGGACCTGACACGGGTACTCGCGGGCCCGGTCGCCACCCGCACACTCGCCCTGCTCGGCGCGGACGTCCTGCGCCTGGACGCACCCCGGCTTCCCGAACTCCCGGACCAGCACGCCGACACCGGCCTCGGGAAGCGGTCGGCGACGCTCGACCTGGCCACCGACCGGCAGACCTTCGAAGAGCTGCTCGCGGCGGCGGACGTGGTCGTCACCGGGTACCGGCCGGGCGCGCTGGACCGGTTCGGGCTGTCCGCCGAGGCACTGGCGGAGCGGCGGCCCGGGGTGGTCGTCGCGCAGTTGTCGGCGTGGGGCGCGTACGGGCCCTGGTGCGAACGGCGGGGCTTCGACAGCCTCGTCCAGGCGGCCACCGGGATCGCGGTCCTGGAGGGCTCGGCGGAGCGGCCGGGCGCGCTGCCCGCTCAGGCCCTCGACCACGGGACGGGCTATCTGCTGGCGGCGGCCGTGCTGCGGGCCCTGACCGAGCAGTCGTACGAGGGCGGGAGCCGGTTCGTGCGGCTGGCGCTCGCGCGGACGGCCCGGTGGCTGACGGACGGTGCGGACGGCAGGGGCGACATGGCCGCGGGGGACCTCGGAAGCGACTCCTACGACGGCCCGGAACCCTGGCTGTCCGAGACGGACAGTGCGCTGGGACGGCTGCGGTACGCGCTGTCGCCGGTCTCCTTCGAGGGCGGCCCGGCGGACTGGGGCCGGCCGCCGGTGCCGTGGGGGACGGATGCCGCGCGCTGGTGCTGA
- a CDS encoding S8 family serine peptidase, translating to MTGPHPRCRRTLAIPLGMAIATAMAFLPGATASATDLSGTAAVSPGAVSDALASAAADGTALSYVVNVRPGHGPSAQVKKAIGSAGGTIVTSYDQIGVIVVHSSNPDFAKTIRKVRGVESAGNTRNAPLPAQSTTDEGTPKALNSAQMAAAQSAAAAGQDPLESLQWDLPAIKADKAHEKSLGSSKVTVAVIDTGVDDTHPDLAPNFDRAASVNCVTGKPDTTDGAWRPSAAESPHGTHVAGEIAAAKNGVGMTGVAPGVKVAGIKVSTTDGYFYTEAVVCGFMWAATHGVDVTNNSYYTDPWYFNCTDDPDQKALVDAVTRASRYAEKRGVVNVAAAGNENYDLAADEITDPVSPNDGTPSDRVIDPSECFDIPTQLPGVVTVAATGAKGIKSSFSNYGLGFIDVAAPGGDSTAYQTPAPPATSGLILGTLPGGKWGYMAGTSMASPHVAAVAALIRSTHPYAPPALVKALLYAEADATPCTDPYDINGDGKVDAVCEGSKNRNGFYGWGTVDALDAVTK from the coding sequence ATGACTGGGCCCCACCCGCGCTGTCGGCGCACACTCGCGATCCCGCTCGGCATGGCCATCGCGACGGCCATGGCGTTCCTGCCGGGCGCCACGGCGTCCGCGACCGACCTGTCCGGCACCGCTGCCGTCAGCCCCGGTGCCGTCAGTGACGCCCTCGCCTCCGCCGCCGCGGACGGGACGGCGCTCAGCTACGTCGTCAACGTCCGCCCCGGGCACGGTCCTTCCGCCCAGGTGAAAAAGGCCATCGGCTCGGCCGGCGGCACGATCGTGACGTCGTACGACCAGATAGGCGTGATCGTCGTCCACTCGTCGAACCCCGACTTCGCCAAGACGATCCGCAAGGTCCGCGGGGTCGAGTCGGCGGGCAACACGCGCAACGCGCCGCTGCCCGCGCAGTCGACGACCGACGAGGGCACACCGAAGGCGCTCAACTCGGCGCAGATGGCCGCCGCGCAGAGCGCCGCGGCGGCCGGCCAGGACCCGCTGGAGTCGTTGCAGTGGGACCTGCCCGCCATCAAGGCGGACAAGGCGCACGAGAAGTCGCTGGGCAGCAGCAAGGTGACGGTCGCCGTGATCGACACCGGCGTGGACGACACCCACCCGGACCTCGCGCCGAACTTCGACCGGGCCGCGTCGGTCAACTGCGTGACGGGCAAGCCGGACACCACCGACGGGGCGTGGCGGCCGAGCGCGGCGGAGAGCCCGCACGGCACGCACGTGGCCGGTGAGATCGCGGCCGCCAAGAACGGCGTCGGCATGACGGGCGTGGCGCCCGGTGTGAAGGTGGCGGGCATCAAGGTGTCGACCACCGACGGCTACTTCTACACCGAGGCCGTGGTCTGCGGCTTCATGTGGGCGGCCACGCACGGCGTCGACGTCACCAACAACAGCTATTACACCGACCCGTGGTACTTCAACTGCACCGACGACCCGGACCAGAAGGCCCTCGTGGACGCGGTCACCCGGGCCTCGCGGTACGCGGAGAAGCGGGGCGTGGTCAACGTCGCCGCGGCCGGCAACGAGAACTACGACCTCGCGGCCGACGAGATCACCGACCCGGTCTCGCCGAACGACGGCACGCCCTCGGACCGGGTCATCGACCCGTCGGAGTGCTTCGACATACCGACCCAGCTGCCGGGTGTCGTGACGGTCGCGGCGACCGGCGCCAAGGGCATCAAGTCGTCGTTCTCCAACTACGGCCTGGGCTTCATCGACGTCGCCGCGCCCGGCGGTGACTCGACGGCGTACCAGACGCCCGCGCCGCCCGCGACCAGCGGTCTGATCCTGGGCACGCTGCCCGGTGGCAAGTGGGGCTACATGGCCGGTACGTCGATGGCCTCGCCGCACGTGGCGGCCGTGGCCGCCCTGATCAGGTCGACGCACCCGTACGCCCCGCCGGCCCTGGTGAAGGCGCTGCTGTACGCGGAGGCCGACGCCACGCCGTGCACGGACCCGTACGACATCAACGGCGACGGCAAGGTCGACGCGGTGTGCGAGGGGTCCAAGAACCGCAACGGCTTCTACGGCTGGGGCACGGTGGACGCCCTGGACGCGGTGACGAAGTAG
- a CDS encoding DUF485 domain-containing protein, whose translation MATDAPPPSKETHKLPTSEEFTEVQESAEFGELRRSYRSFAFPLTVGFIAWYLLYVLLSNYAGDFMGTKVVGNINVALVLGLAQFLTTFLIAWWYARTAAARFDPKAEAIKSRMEGGA comes from the coding sequence GTGGCCACCGACGCACCGCCACCCTCGAAAGAGACGCACAAACTCCCCACCAGCGAGGAGTTCACCGAGGTGCAGGAGAGCGCTGAGTTCGGTGAACTGCGCCGCTCCTACCGCTCCTTCGCCTTTCCGCTGACCGTCGGCTTCATCGCCTGGTACCTGCTGTACGTCCTGCTGTCCAACTACGCGGGCGACTTCATGGGCACCAAGGTCGTCGGCAACATCAACGTGGCCCTCGTCCTGGGCCTCGCCCAGTTCCTCACCACGTTCCTCATCGCCTGGTGGTACGCGCGGACCGCTGCCGCCCGCTTCGACCCCAAGGCCGAGGCCATCAAGTCCCGGATGGAGGGCGGCGCATGA
- a CDS encoding cation acetate symporter — protein sequence MSPAITLAAGEASEHRPLIISLFAVFVVATLVITVWAGRQTKDAADFYAGGRQFTGFQNGLAVSGDYMSAASFLGIAGAIALFGYDGFLYSVGFLVAWLVALLLVAEPLRNSGRYTMGDVLAYRMRQRPVRTAAGTSTIVVSIFYLLAQMAGAGVLVSLLLGITSDAGKIGVVALVGVLMIVYVTIGGMKGTTWVQMVKAVLLIAGALLLTFLVLLKFDFNVSDLLGSAADNSGKGAAFLEPGLKYGATGTTKLDFISLGLALVLGTAGLPHILIRFYTVPTAKAARKSVIWAIGLIGAFYLMTLALGFGAAALIKPDEIIASNKAGNTAAPLLALHLGGVDSNWGAILLATISAVAFATILAVVAGLTLASSSSFAHDIYANVIKRGQATEKQEMSAARWATVGIGAVSILLGALARDLNVAGLVALAFAVAASANLPTIIYSLFWKRFTTSGALWSIYGGLVTAVGLVLFSPVVSGKPTSMFPDIDFHWFPLENPGIISIPVGFLLGIIGTYLSKEEPDKAKYAELEVRSLTGTGAH from the coding sequence ATGAGCCCCGCGATCACCCTGGCGGCCGGCGAGGCCAGCGAGCACCGGCCGCTGATCATCAGCCTGTTCGCGGTCTTCGTCGTCGCGACCCTCGTCATCACGGTCTGGGCCGGCCGCCAGACCAAGGACGCGGCCGACTTCTACGCGGGCGGACGCCAGTTCACCGGTTTCCAGAACGGCCTCGCGGTCTCCGGCGACTACATGTCCGCCGCGTCCTTCCTCGGCATCGCGGGCGCCATCGCCCTCTTCGGCTACGACGGCTTCCTGTACTCCGTCGGCTTCCTGGTCGCCTGGCTCGTCGCCCTGCTCCTGGTCGCCGAACCACTGCGCAACTCCGGCCGCTACACGATGGGTGACGTCCTCGCGTACCGGATGCGCCAGCGCCCGGTGCGTACGGCAGCCGGCACCTCCACCATCGTGGTCTCGATCTTCTACCTGCTGGCCCAGATGGCGGGCGCGGGCGTCCTGGTCTCCCTGCTCCTCGGCATCACCAGCGACGCCGGCAAGATCGGCGTGGTCGCCCTCGTCGGCGTCCTGATGATCGTGTACGTGACCATCGGCGGCATGAAGGGCACCACCTGGGTCCAGATGGTCAAGGCTGTCCTGTTGATCGCGGGCGCCCTGCTGCTGACCTTCCTGGTGCTGCTGAAATTCGACTTCAACGTCTCCGACCTGCTCGGCTCCGCCGCCGACAACAGCGGCAAGGGCGCGGCCTTCCTGGAGCCGGGCCTGAAGTACGGCGCCACGGGCACCACCAAGCTGGACTTCATCTCGCTCGGTCTCGCCCTGGTCCTCGGCACCGCCGGACTGCCGCACATCCTGATCCGCTTCTACACGGTGCCCACCGCCAAGGCCGCCCGTAAGTCGGTCATCTGGGCCATCGGCCTCATCGGCGCCTTCTACCTGATGACCCTCGCCCTCGGCTTCGGTGCCGCGGCCCTCATCAAGCCGGACGAGATCATCGCCTCCAACAAGGCGGGCAACACGGCCGCGCCCCTGCTCGCACTGCATCTGGGCGGCGTCGACTCCAACTGGGGAGCGATCCTGCTGGCCACCATCTCGGCGGTCGCCTTCGCCACGATCCTCGCGGTCGTCGCCGGCCTCACCCTGGCCTCGTCGTCCTCCTTCGCGCACGACATCTACGCGAACGTCATCAAGCGCGGTCAGGCCACCGAGAAGCAGGAGATGAGCGCGGCCCGCTGGGCCACCGTCGGCATCGGCGCGGTCTCCATCCTGCTGGGCGCCCTCGCCCGTGACCTGAACGTCGCGGGTCTCGTCGCGCTCGCCTTCGCGGTCGCCGCCTCGGCGAACCTGCCGACGATCATCTACAGCCTCTTCTGGAAGCGGTTCACCACGTCCGGCGCCCTGTGGTCGATCTACGGCGGCCTCGTCACGGCGGTCGGCCTGGTGCTGTTCTCACCGGTCGTCTCCGGCAAGCCCACCTCGATGTTCCCGGACATCGACTTCCACTGGTTCCCGCTGGAGAACCCGGGCATCATCTCGATCCCGGTCGGCTTCCTGCTCGGCATCATCGGCACCTACCTCTCCAAGGAGGAGCCGGACAAGGCGAAGTACGCGGAGCTGGAGGTCCGGTCGCTGACCGGCACCGGCGCCCACTGA